The following coding sequences are from one Luteimonas sp. S4-F44 window:
- a CDS encoding HD-GYP domain-containing protein: MPTTTSHVDRAPDDLVASLHVLTVALHERDTYTHGHCDRVGRLASALARRLGLSRARRHALVLAARFHDIGKIGIPDDVLLHPHRLDAERLAIMRTHSARGARVFVATGREDAHEVARIIRHHHEAVDGSGYPDGLTGEAIPLEARMLAVVDSYDAMTSDRPYRPALGIDQTLMRLRADAARRLDPDLVDAFIGVLHSSPG; this comes from the coding sequence ATGCCCACCACCACCTCGCATGTCGACCGCGCGCCCGACGACCTCGTCGCCTCGCTGCATGTGCTGACGGTGGCATTGCACGAGCGCGACACCTATACCCACGGCCACTGCGACCGCGTCGGACGACTGGCCAGTGCCCTGGCCCGCCGTCTCGGCCTGTCGCGCGCGCGCCGGCATGCGCTGGTGCTGGCCGCGCGGTTCCATGACATCGGCAAGATCGGCATCCCCGACGACGTGTTGCTGCACCCGCATCGGCTGGATGCCGAACGACTCGCGATCATGCGCACCCATTCGGCACGCGGCGCGCGGGTGTTCGTCGCCACCGGCCGCGAAGACGCCCACGAAGTCGCTCGGATCATCCGCCACCACCACGAGGCGGTCGACGGCAGCGGCTATCCCGATGGGCTGACCGGCGAGGCAATCCCGCTCGAGGCGCGCATGCTGGCAGTCGTCGACAGCTACGACGCGATGACCAGCGATCGCCCGTATCGCCCCGCGCTGGGCATCGACCAGACGCTGATGCGGCTGCGGGCCGACGCCGCGCGCAGGCTCGACCCCGACCTGGTGGACGCCTTCATCGGCGTCCTGCACAGCAGCCCGGGCTGA
- a CDS encoding AcvB/VirJ family lysyl-phosphatidylglycerol hydrolase: MKHVVMWGVLAAALLVGSVGAQERLRHGFFEDVELTRPVGQATHTVLLLDTGDGRATAQALAADGALVAEIDVPRLQAALARGAAACVFPDGDLENLSHWLQGYAQLPDYRPPVLVGQGEGAAIVYAMAAQAQPGVFAGAITRGALPPLALGKPPCQGAGTLFVAHTPQPDTVMLRPVPALVMPWLALVNAADLGELQRFARGIDGAAMRAHGDAPAPLRAAVQRLARLSARAQPAGPPADVRDLPLVEVPTHGPAQPMFAILLSGDGGWAGLDTEVADALAARGIAVVGFDSLRYFWSARTPGGLAHDIDRVVRSYAARWGRSRVVLIGYSQGADVLPFAVNRLSPATRAMVAHTVLIGLGRRASFEFHVGNWLSAADPDALEVAPEVLRLSADRVLCIEGEGDDDATCATLPPGHVTVQTLPGGHHFDGDYARLAGTILDSVGGVQPPR, translated from the coding sequence ATGAAGCATGTCGTGATGTGGGGCGTCCTAGCGGCGGCGCTGCTGGTGGGATCTGTGGGTGCGCAAGAACGGTTGCGGCATGGCTTTTTCGAGGATGTCGAACTGACACGGCCGGTCGGGCAGGCGACGCATACCGTGCTGCTGCTCGATACGGGCGACGGTCGCGCCACGGCGCAAGCGTTGGCGGCCGACGGTGCGTTGGTGGCCGAGATCGACGTGCCGCGGTTGCAGGCGGCGCTCGCGCGGGGCGCCGCGGCCTGTGTGTTTCCGGATGGGGATCTGGAGAATCTCTCGCACTGGCTGCAGGGGTATGCGCAATTGCCCGATTACCGGCCGCCGGTGCTGGTCGGCCAGGGCGAGGGCGCGGCGATCGTCTACGCGATGGCCGCACAGGCCCAGCCGGGTGTGTTCGCCGGTGCGATCACGCGCGGCGCGTTGCCGCCGCTGGCGCTGGGCAAGCCGCCTTGCCAGGGCGCAGGCACGCTGTTCGTTGCGCACACGCCCCAGCCTGACACGGTGATGCTGCGCCCAGTGCCCGCCCTCGTCATGCCCTGGCTCGCATTGGTCAACGCGGCCGACCTGGGCGAGCTCCAGCGCTTCGCGCGCGGCATCGACGGCGCTGCGATGCGCGCACATGGCGATGCGCCGGCGCCGTTGCGCGCCGCAGTGCAGCGCCTGGCGCGCCTGTCGGCACGCGCGCAACCGGCCGGGCCGCCCGCGGACGTGCGCGACCTGCCGCTGGTCGAGGTCCCGACCCACGGGCCGGCGCAGCCGATGTTCGCGATCCTGCTCAGCGGTGACGGTGGTTGGGCCGGGCTCGACACCGAGGTCGCCGATGCCTTGGCCGCGCGCGGCATCGCGGTGGTGGGCTTCGATTCGCTGCGTTACTTCTGGTCGGCGCGCACGCCCGGGGGCCTGGCACACGACATCGATCGCGTGGTGCGAAGCTATGCCGCGCGCTGGGGACGGTCGCGGGTGGTGTTGATCGGCTACTCGCAGGGTGCCGACGTGCTGCCCTTCGCGGTCAATCGGCTGTCGCCGGCCACCCGCGCGATGGTCGCGCACACGGTGTTGATCGGGCTGGGCCGGCGTGCCTCGTTCGAATTCCATGTTGGTAACTGGCTGTCGGCAGCCGACCCCGATGCGCTGGAGGTCGCCCCCGAAGTGCTGCGCCTGTCGGCCGATCGCGTGCTGTGCATCGAAGGCGAGGGCGACGATGACGCCACCTGTGCGACCTTGCCGCCCGGCCATGTCACGGTCCAGACCTTGCCCGGCGGGCACCATTTCGACGGCGACTATGCGCGCCTGGCGGGCACGATCCTGGACAGTGTCGGCGGGGTGCAGCCGCCGCGCTGA
- the mprF gene encoding bifunctional lysylphosphatidylglycerol flippase/synthetase MprF, producing the protein MSIRRSLQTVGAWSIAHAEALRRVGIVAGVLAIGALLAVALHGFWHELRYDEIVAAIEATPGLRIALAVFATAISFAALVGYDASALRYVGARVPARTVAKTAFVAYALSNTIGLGVFTGGAVRMRLYGAAGVEPGEVSRAIVFNASAFGLGACAVGGAGLWWDAAALAPMLRLPAWAVASLGALAVAAVLALLVLCQIRGRVGRLRLPAPRLAWTQLALSIVDITAAAAVLWLLLPEGAVGFATFLGFYAAAVVVGVVSHVPGGLGVFEAVMLVALGDRVPAGTLAGALVLYRLVYYVLPLLIALGVLVLHESGRVASPARRFLAGLAPRVLAGATLVAAVMLLVSGVTPATGRALRLLALVPLPLIEAAHFLSSVIGVLLLFVARALLRRLDAAWWAAVVLVTLALVFALPKGVAVTEATVLAALLLALLASRRQFTRRASLLAVPFTGGWLVAMAVICIAVVGLLFFAYRDVAYAHQLWWQFALSGEAPRSLRALVAMAVVALALALRQLVRPAAPPPPLPDAAQLAQAQAIVRAHDNADAGLVLTGDKHLLFSPAGDAFLMYGRQGRSWIALFDPVGPNEAWPDLVWTFLERARDAGARGCFYQVGPDALPVYLDAGLRLFKLGEYASVPLPGFSLQGKRRGSLRTAVNRAERAGLRFEIVDTPDVPALLPALQPVSDAWLAQHRTAEKRFSIGAFDPAYLACNPVAVVRDETRIIAFASLLLAGDPAGEASEASIDLMRHLPDAPPGTMDFLFARLLQHLAADGYQRFGLGMAPLSGMATHALAPQWHRMGRLLFARGEQFYNFRGLRAFKDKFDPQWSARYLASPGGIAPLLVLADAAALIAGGYRGVLSK; encoded by the coding sequence GTGTCGATACGACGTTCGCTGCAGACGGTCGGTGCCTGGTCGATCGCGCACGCCGAGGCGCTGCGCCGTGTCGGGATCGTCGCCGGCGTGCTGGCGATCGGCGCGCTGCTCGCGGTCGCCTTGCACGGCTTCTGGCACGAGTTGCGCTACGACGAAATCGTCGCCGCGATCGAGGCCACGCCGGGCCTGCGGATCGCGCTGGCGGTTTTCGCCACCGCGATCAGCTTCGCCGCGCTGGTCGGCTACGACGCGAGCGCACTGCGCTATGTCGGCGCGCGCGTGCCCGCGCGGACCGTCGCCAAGACCGCGTTTGTCGCCTATGCACTGAGCAACACGATCGGCCTGGGCGTGTTCACCGGCGGCGCGGTGCGCATGCGGCTCTACGGGGCCGCGGGCGTGGAGCCGGGCGAGGTGTCGCGCGCGATCGTCTTCAACGCATCGGCGTTCGGGCTCGGTGCCTGCGCGGTCGGCGGCGCCGGACTGTGGTGGGACGCTGCGGCGCTCGCGCCGATGCTGCGCCTGCCGGCCTGGGCCGTGGCGTCGCTGGGCGCGTTGGCGGTGGCCGCGGTGCTGGCGCTGCTCGTGCTGTGCCAGATCCGCGGGCGCGTCGGCCGTCTCCGCCTGCCGGCGCCCAGGCTGGCTTGGACCCAGCTGGCGCTGTCGATCGTCGACATCACCGCCGCCGCCGCGGTGCTGTGGTTGCTGTTGCCCGAAGGCGCGGTCGGCTTCGCGACGTTTCTGGGCTTCTATGCCGCGGCGGTGGTGGTGGGGGTGGTCAGCCATGTGCCGGGCGGGCTGGGCGTGTTCGAGGCGGTGATGCTGGTCGCGCTCGGCGACCGCGTGCCGGCGGGCACGCTGGCCGGTGCGCTGGTGCTCTATCGCCTGGTCTACTACGTCCTGCCGCTGCTGATCGCGCTGGGCGTGCTGGTGCTGCACGAGAGCGGGCGGGTGGCGTCGCCGGCGCGCCGGTTCCTGGCTGGGCTGGCGCCGCGCGTGCTGGCGGGCGCGACCCTGGTGGCGGCGGTGATGCTGCTGGTTTCGGGCGTCACTCCGGCCACCGGCCGCGCGCTGCGCCTACTCGCGCTGGTTCCGCTGCCGCTGATCGAGGCGGCGCATTTCCTCAGTTCGGTCATCGGCGTGTTGCTGCTGTTCGTCGCACGCGCGTTGTTGCGGCGGCTCGACGCCGCGTGGTGGGCGGCGGTGGTGCTGGTGACGCTGGCGCTGGTGTTCGCGCTGCCCAAGGGCGTGGCGGTGACCGAAGCGACCGTGTTGGCGGCGTTGCTGCTGGCGCTGCTCGCCTCCAGGCGCCAGTTCACACGCCGCGCATCGTTGCTGGCGGTGCCGTTCACCGGTGGCTGGCTGGTGGCGATGGCGGTGATCTGCATCGCGGTGGTCGGCCTGCTGTTCTTCGCCTACCGCGACGTCGCCTATGCGCACCAGCTGTGGTGGCAGTTCGCACTGTCGGGCGAGGCGCCGCGTTCGTTGCGGGCCTTGGTGGCGATGGCTGTGGTCGCACTGGCGCTCGCGCTCCGGCAACTGGTGCGTCCGGCCGCGCCACCGCCGCCGTTGCCCGATGCCGCGCAACTGGCCCAGGCCCAGGCGATCGTGCGTGCGCACGACAACGCCGACGCCGGGCTGGTGCTCACCGGCGACAAACACCTGTTGTTCTCGCCGGCCGGCGATGCCTTCCTGATGTACGGGCGGCAGGGCCGGTCGTGGATCGCGTTGTTCGATCCGGTCGGCCCGAACGAGGCCTGGCCGGATCTGGTGTGGACGTTCCTGGAACGCGCGCGCGATGCCGGCGCGCGGGGCTGCTTCTACCAGGTCGGCCCGGACGCGTTGCCCGTGTACCTCGATGCCGGCCTGCGGCTGTTCAAGCTCGGCGAGTACGCGAGCGTGCCGCTGCCTGGATTCTCACTGCAGGGCAAACGGCGGGGCAGCCTGCGCACCGCCGTCAACCGGGCCGAGCGTGCCGGCCTGCGGTTCGAGATCGTCGACACGCCGGATGTGCCGGCGCTGCTGCCGGCGTTGCAGCCGGTGTCCGATGCCTGGCTGGCGCAGCACCGCACCGCGGAGAAGCGGTTCTCGATCGGCGCGTTCGATCCTGCGTACCTGGCCTGCAATCCGGTGGCGGTGGTGCGCGACGAGACGCGGATCATCGCGTTCGCCAGCCTGCTACTCGCCGGCGATCCAGCGGGCGAGGCGTCGGAGGCAAGCATCGATTTGATGCGCCACCTGCCCGATGCGCCACCGGGCACGATGGATTTCCTGTTCGCGCGTCTGCTTCAGCACCTGGCCGCCGATGGCTACCAGCGCTTCGGGCTGGGCATGGCGCCGCTGTCGGGCATGGCAACCCACGCACTCGCGCCGCAGTGGCATCGCATGGGGCGGCTGTTGTTCGCGCGGGGTGAGCAGTTCTACAACTTCCGTGGGCTGCGCGCGTTCAAGGACAAGTTCGATCCCCAATGGAGTGCGCGCTATCTCGCCTCGCCCGGCGGCATCGCGCCGCTGTTGGTGCTCGCCGATGCCGCGGCGTTGATTGCGGGCGGTTACCGAGGAGTCCTGTCGAAATGA
- a CDS encoding 8-oxo-dGTP diphosphatase gives MPYTPIVATLGYVLSPDRRRVLMIHRNARPGDQHLGKYNGLGGKIERDEDVVAGMRREIREEAGIECDSLRLRGTISWPGFGRNGEDWLGFVFVVDAWHGTPLTSNPEGTLEWVEADRVLELPLWEGDRQFLPLVFDDDPRAFHGVMPYRNGCMQSWSYSRV, from the coding sequence ATGCCTTACACCCCGATCGTCGCCACGCTCGGCTACGTGCTGTCCCCCGATCGCCGACGGGTGCTGATGATCCACCGCAATGCGCGGCCCGGCGATCAGCACCTGGGCAAGTACAACGGCCTGGGCGGCAAGATCGAGCGCGACGAGGACGTGGTTGCCGGCATGCGCCGGGAAATCCGCGAAGAAGCGGGCATCGAGTGCGACAGCCTGCGCCTGCGCGGCACCATCAGCTGGCCGGGCTTCGGTCGCAACGGCGAGGACTGGCTGGGTTTCGTGTTCGTCGTCGACGCCTGGCATGGCACGCCGCTGACGTCCAATCCCGAAGGCACGCTGGAATGGGTCGAGGCCGATCGCGTACTCGAATTGCCGCTGTGGGAGGGCGACCGCCAGTTCCTGCCGCTGGTGTTCGACGACGATCCGCGCGCCTTCCACGGTGTGATGCCGTATCGAAACGGTTGCATGCAGTCCTGGTCGTACTCGCGGGTGTAG
- the dapE gene encoding succinyl-diaminopimelate desuccinylase produces the protein MSDVLDLTCDLIARRSVTPDDAGCQALLAGRLAQAGFAIESLRFGEVDNLWATHGTGRPVLVLLGHTDVVPSGPVADWRSDPFVPEIRDGLLYGRGAADMKGSVAAFVVAAERFVAAYPDHPGTLAVLLTSDEEGAAIDGVRRVARTFAERGTRIDWCITGEPSSTRRLGDLLRVGRRGSLSATLTVHGVQGHVAYPDKARNPIHLLAPALAELVGRHWDDGFDSFPPTSLQVSNIAAGTGATNVIPGNATVQFNLRYNPHWDAPRLEAEIAALLARHDLDCTLDWHRSGEPFHTPEGPLRAAAREVLATFAGAAPEESTGGGTSDARFIAPLGAQCIEIGPVNASIHQVDEHVRVADLEALPALYEALVARLLLPAVPG, from the coding sequence CAGGCGGGCTTTGCGATCGAGTCCCTGCGCTTTGGCGAGGTCGACAATCTCTGGGCCACGCACGGGACCGGTAGGCCGGTGCTGGTGCTGCTCGGTCACACCGACGTGGTGCCGAGCGGCCCGGTCGCGGACTGGCGCTCGGACCCCTTCGTGCCCGAGATCCGCGACGGCCTGCTGTACGGACGCGGCGCGGCCGATATGAAGGGCAGCGTCGCGGCGTTCGTCGTCGCGGCCGAGCGCTTCGTCGCCGCGTACCCCGACCACCCGGGCACGCTGGCCGTGCTGCTGACCTCCGACGAGGAAGGCGCCGCGATCGACGGCGTGCGCCGGGTCGCGCGTACGTTCGCCGAGCGCGGCACGCGCATCGACTGGTGCATCACCGGCGAGCCGTCATCGACCCGGCGCTTGGGCGATCTGCTGCGCGTGGGTCGGCGTGGCAGCCTGTCGGCCACGCTGACCGTGCACGGCGTGCAGGGCCATGTGGCCTATCCGGACAAGGCGCGCAATCCGATCCACCTGCTGGCGCCGGCGCTGGCCGAGCTCGTCGGCCGGCATTGGGACGACGGCTTCGACTCGTTCCCCCCGACCAGCCTGCAGGTCAGCAATATCGCCGCCGGCACCGGCGCGACGAACGTGATCCCCGGCAATGCGACGGTGCAGTTCAACCTGCGCTACAACCCGCATTGGGACGCGCCGCGGCTGGAGGCCGAAATCGCCGCGCTGCTGGCGCGACACGACCTGGATTGCACGCTCGACTGGCATCGCAGCGGCGAGCCGTTCCACACGCCGGAGGGGCCGCTGCGCGCGGCCGCGCGCGAGGTGCTGGCGACCTTCGCCGGCGCCGCGCCCGAGGAAAGCACCGGCGGCGGCACGTCCGATGCCCGGTTCATCGCGCCGTTGGGCGCGCAGTGCATCGAGATCGGTCCGGTCAACGCCAGCATCCACCAGGTCGACGAACACGTCCGCGTCGCCGATCTCGAGGCGCTGCCGGCGCTGTACGAGGCCCTGGTGGCGCGGCTGCTGCTGCCTGCCGTGCCCGGCTGA